Proteins encoded in a region of the Leptolyngbya sp. FACHB-261 genome:
- a CDS encoding phosphate/phosphite/phosphonate ABC transporter substrate-binding protein, with the protein MSMRYLSQHILNRSDDLSLTSLRSSRRLFLLQLFLLSACGTKATSGRRERIVVGVVSYDQGQQIITRYTKFNDYLGRETQSLIEFEPAFNENKALERIQSGSWSLVFAPPGLAATAIVQHQYLPLFPLIGVSNLRSVLVVRQDSPIQNLKELAGKTVALGQPGSATGYYWPIYNLYGLTLGEILFAPTPKAVLELLDQGKAVAGALSLEEFNAYRSQFSQNKFRVLHTDPHRVPAGAVLIGPTVERNRQEQIRKVMSEVPSVLSQEAGYVPNGDVPDYQYMISVVQQVAPITANVRKKPANLF; encoded by the coding sequence ATGTCGATGCGATACCTGAGCCAACACATTCTCAATCGATCTGATGATCTTTCACTGACTTCTTTAAGATCCTCACGTCGCTTGTTCCTTCTGCAACTGTTCCTTCTGTCGGCTTGCGGCACCAAGGCTACATCAGGGCGACGTGAACGGATCGTGGTTGGAGTGGTTAGCTACGATCAGGGGCAGCAGATTATTACGCGCTACACCAAATTCAACGACTACCTGGGCCGAGAAACTCAATCGCTAATTGAGTTTGAGCCCGCCTTCAATGAGAACAAAGCGCTAGAGCGAATTCAGAGCGGCTCTTGGTCGCTGGTTTTTGCACCTCCGGGTTTAGCGGCAACTGCCATTGTTCAACACCAGTATTTACCTCTTTTCCCACTCATCGGCGTTAGTAATCTTCGCTCGGTTTTGGTTGTCCGCCAGGACAGCCCTATCCAGAACTTGAAGGAGTTGGCGGGTAAGACCGTGGCTCTGGGGCAGCCGGGCTCAGCGACAGGCTACTACTGGCCCATTTACAACCTTTATGGTTTAACCCTCGGGGAGATCCTGTTCGCCCCTACCCCCAAAGCAGTTTTGGAGTTGCTCGACCAGGGCAAGGCAGTGGCTGGCGCGCTCTCGTTAGAAGAGTTCAATGCCTATCGCTCACAGTTCAGTCAGAATAAGTTCCGAGTTCTTCACACAGATCCCCACAGAGTTCCAGCTGGTGCTGTTCTAATCGGGCCTACTGTGGAGCGCAACCGCCAAGAACAGATCCGTAAAGTGATGAGTGAAGTTCCCTCGGTTTTGTCTCAAGAGGCGGGATACGTTCCCAATGGCGATGTCCCAGACTATCAATACATGATTTCTGTGGTTCAGCAAGTGGCTCCGATAACAGCTAACGTCCGCAAGAAGCCCGCTAATCTGTTTTGA